From the Pirellulales bacterium genome, the window GTTGCCGGAAAAGGATTTCGGCTGGAAGCCGCACGAGAAATCGATGAGCCTGGGCCGGCTGGCGATGCACGTGGCCACGCTGCCGCAGTGGATGGTCGATACGCTGAGCAAAGACGAACTCGACATGGCCAAGCCGCCGGAAATGCGGACCGAGCCGAAAAACAGCGCGGACTTGCTGCAGGAATTCGACAAGCATGCCGCGGCGGTCCGAGCGGCACTGGCCAAAATTGACGACGCTGGTTTACAAAAGCCGTGGAGCTTGAAACAGGGGGAAAATGTGCTGCACACTAAAAGCAAAGCCATGATTGTGCGGCTGTGGTGCTTGAACCACATGGTCCACCATCGGGCGCAATTGTGCCTGTATTTGCGGTTGCTGAACGTGCCCGTGCCGGCGGTGTATTTTAATTCGGCGGATGAACCGGAGTGGAAGTTCGATTGAGTCCGTTAAAGCACAGACGGACGAACTAACCGCAGAGACGCGTACACGCAGAGAGCAAGAAAGCAGGAACGGATTTGATGGAATATGGCTAAGCAATGGTCTTTCTTTGTTGCCGGGGCATTCACTTTGTTGGCGAGTTGTAATTCGCAGCCGGGCGCGCCGTCGAGTGCTAAACCGCAAGCGACGACGGATGGGAAATCGACGGAGCTAGCCGTGGCGGCAGATGTCGCGGCTGCAAAACCGGAAGAACTGCGTGACGGGCGCTATCCGGCGCGGTGGTGGGCGGCGGTTCCCAAAGAAGGCGCGCCCGATTGGGAAATTTTGCCGCAGGAAGCCGGGCCGGGGGAAGTGATTTTGTCCAAGCGGCAGGCGGATTTGGGGCTGCTTTCCAACTTCGCCGCCACGCCGTTTGAATTTCATGGCAAAAAATACGCCAGCTTGGAAGGCTTTTGGCAGGCGATGAAATATCCGGAAGGGCCGGATGATGCGCGGGCGAAATTCCCCGGCTTGCAGTGGGAACACACCCGCGATGAAGTGGCGGGCATGACCGCCTTCGACGCCAAGCACGCGGGCGACTTGGGCAGCGCGAACATGAAGGAGATGGGCATCGATTGGGTTACATTCGAAGGCAAGCAAATGCCGTACAAGCCCGCCGAGCCGGGCGAGCATTACAAATTGATCGTTGCGGCCACGTGGGAAAAAGTGCGGCAGAATCCGGACGTGAAAGCCGCGCTACTTTCCACCGGTGATTTAACGCTCCGGCCCGATCATCATCAAGAACCCGACGCCGCGGCGGCTTGGAAGTATTACGACATTTTGATGGGCATCCGCAGCCAGTTGCAGCAGGAAAACGGTGCGCAGCCCGCCGGCGGCGATAAGAAATGAGCGCCGCAAAGTGAACGGCGGACGGCGTTTATCACGACCCGCCAAACGCTAGCGTTGCCGCCGGCAAATGGTATATTTGGAGGATAACGGTTCGCCCGATCGCAGGCGGGAGTGAAATTCTATCCTGCACGAGTAAAGTTCTGTCCTGCACGATTGCCTCTCGAACGAAAGGTGTGCCATGGAAACCGAAGATTTAGTGGAAGTTTATCGGGCCAAAAGCAGCGTGCAAGCGCACCTGATGGTTTCGGAATTGGAAGACGCCGGCATTAAAGCGATGGTCGACGGCGACAATCTGGAAACCGGCCTGGGGGGTGACGCCCTCGGTTGGTCCGCCGCTCCGCGGATTTTGGTGGCCGCGTCAAACGAGGGGCGGGCCCGGGGAATTATCAAGCACCTGGATCATGGCAAGCCGGCGGAGTAAGAAGAGGTGGTCTCCGCCTGACACAGTCGGGTTTTTTCCGCCCGCTACATGCCGCCTACTATTCACACAAACAGTTCTTTTATCACTTTGCCGCTGTTGGCAATTTTCATCGGGCGGCCGTTGTTGCTGGTGAAGGTGGTGTCGAGCGAAACGCCCAGTGACTTCAGGACGCTGGCCATCAGGTCTTGAGACGTGTAAGGATCGGTGGTCACCTGCGTGCCGTCTTCGTTTGTGGCGCCGACCACCACGCCGCGTTTGAAATCGGCTCCGCCCACCACGACGCTCCAGGCACGGGCGTAGTGGTCGCGTCCGGCGTTGCCGTTAATGCGCGGCGTGCGGCCGAATTCGCCCAGCCAGACAATGGCGGTGGAATCGTACAGTCCGCGGCTTTTCAAATCGGCGATCAGCGCCGACATGGCCTTATCTAGCTCGGGCAATTTCTGCTTTTCCAGCGTGGTGAAATTGTTTTGATGCGTGTCCCAGCCTCCCATGTCGACTTCGACAAACGGGACGCCGGCTTCGACGAGGCGGCGGGCCATGAGGCAGCCCTTACCGAACTGCGTTTTACCGTAGCGCTCCTGCATGTCGGCCGGCTCCTGGGCCGCTTTGAAGGCGGCCATTTGCTTGCTGGTCATCAGGCTGACGGCCTTTTTCATCACCTTCAAGTGGTCTTCCGCCGCTTCGCCGCGATTGGCGTTGATAAAATCGTGATCCATGGCTTGCAGCACGGTGAGTCGTTCGTTCATGCGTTCCATGTTGCCGCCGGCGTTCAGGTTTTTCACATCGCCGTTGGCATCGACCACGAACGGGGCCCACGTCATTCCCAAAAAGCCCGGGCCAATGCTGTCGCTGCCGATGGAAACGAAGGGGGGAATTTCCAATTGCGGCATTTTGTCGGCCAGTTCGTGAGCCACCACCGCGCCGTAACTGGGATGATCGATGGTCGGATTGGGCACGTAACCGGTGTGCATGTAATAGCGGCCGCGGCCGTGGTCGGCTTCGCGGGTGCTCATGGAGCGGATGACGGCCAGTTGATCCATTTGCTTGGCCAGTTCCGGCAGGTGCTCGCAAATTTGCAGGCCATCGACCTTGGTGGAAATGGGCTTGAAGGCGCCGGCGGTGGGCGCGCCGGGCTTCATGTCGAACATGTCGATGGTGGCAGGCCCGCCGTTCATCCACAGCATGATGCACGATTTGTTTTTCTTCTTCAGCTCCGCCGCGTTGGCCAACAGCGAGTTGGTGAAGGCAATGGCCGGCGAGGCCAAGGCCGCGGCGCCCGCCAGGTGCGACATGAAGTGACGGCGAGTCATGCCGTCGTGGCAGTTGCAAAA encodes:
- a CDS encoding DUF2007 domain-containing protein, encoding METEDLVEVYRAKSSVQAHLMVSELEDAGIKAMVDGDNLETGLGGDALGWSAAPRILVAASNEGRARGIIKHLDHGKPAE
- a CDS encoding DUF1501 domain-containing protein yields the protein MSFCNCHDGMTRRHFMSHLAGAAALASPAIAFTNSLLANAAELKKKNKSCIMLWMNGGPATIDMFDMKPGAPTAGAFKPISTKVDGLQICEHLPELAKQMDQLAVIRSMSTREADHGRGRYYMHTGYVPNPTIDHPSYGAVVAHELADKMPQLEIPPFVSIGSDSIGPGFLGMTWAPFVVDANGDVKNLNAGGNMERMNERLTVLQAMDHDFINANRGEAAEDHLKVMKKAVSLMTSKQMAAFKAAQEPADMQERYGKTQFGKGCLMARRLVEAGVPFVEVDMGGWDTHQNNFTTLEKQKLPELDKAMSALIADLKSRGLYDSTAIVWLGEFGRTPRINGNAGRDHYARAWSVVVGGADFKRGVVVGATNEDGTQVTTDPYTSQDLMASVLKSLGVSLDTTFTSNNGRPMKIANSGKVIKELFV
- a CDS encoding NADAR family protein, translated to MAKQWSFFVAGAFTLLASCNSQPGAPSSAKPQATTDGKSTELAVAADVAAAKPEELRDGRYPARWWAAVPKEGAPDWEILPQEAGPGEVILSKRQADLGLLSNFAATPFEFHGKKYASLEGFWQAMKYPEGPDDARAKFPGLQWEHTRDEVAGMTAFDAKHAGDLGSANMKEMGIDWVTFEGKQMPYKPAEPGEHYKLIVAATWEKVRQNPDVKAALLSTGDLTLRPDHHQEPDAAAAWKYYDILMGIRSQLQQENGAQPAGGDKK
- a CDS encoding DinB family protein; this encodes MAAASIKEIAFGDLERELDVTRKVLERLPEKDFGWKPHEKSMSLGRLAMHVATLPQWMVDTLSKDELDMAKPPEMRTEPKNSADLLQEFDKHAAAVRAALAKIDDAGLQKPWSLKQGENVLHTKSKAMIVRLWCLNHMVHHRAQLCLYLRLLNVPVPAVYFNSADEPEWKFD